AGTAAACCCACCGCAAAACAAGAAATTGAACCAATCGAATATAATGGTTTTCTAATTTATCCAGACCCTATTGCGGAAGGGGGGCAATACCGCATCGCTGGTAAGATCACGAAAGAAGTTGATGGTGAGTTACAAGAGCACCGTTTTATTCGTTCGGATGTTTTATCTTCGAAAGCCGATGCCTGTGAATTAATGGTTAAAAAGTCGCAAATGTTCATTGATCAATCATCGGGTAAAATTTTTTAACCTAGCCCATACTCGCTAAAAATAAGCATTTAGGCGGTTTTTTAAACGAATTTTTTCCATTTATTGATGACATGTATGAAGTTTGAGCACAAATGCGTTTAAGTCATATCAGGTATGACCTGTTTTCACTCTCAATGTGTTGTTTTTTTACTGCATAAGGGTGAGAATCACCTTACTTAGAGTTATATGTCATATAAAAATGTTTTTTTATTACGTGCAACTTATGGTTACTATCTTGTTTTCTTTTTTCATTTTGTTAACGGTGAAAACTGAATAACTTACAGTGAATGAGAAATCAGAAGTAAACGACAAATTTATTGTGCCAATGTTCAAGGAATAGCTATGCAGATTGGTGTACCTAAAGAAATACTTGCGGGTGAAACGCGAGTTGCTGCCACGCCGAAAACGGTTGAGCAGCTTTTGAAACTGGGCTTTACCGTCGCAGTGGAATCAGGAGCAGGTGCTCTTGCGAGTTTTGATGATGCCGCTTTTGAAGCTGCCGGAGCTTCGGTAGTGAATACCGAAGAAGTTTGGAAGTCGGAGCTTATTTTAAAAGTCAACGCACCACGTGTTAATGATGATACTGGTGTGGATGAGTTTGACCTGATCCAAGAAGGGGCAAGTTTAGTGAGCTTTATTTGGCCTGCTCAAAATGAAGACTTATTAAATAAACTTGCGACCAAAAACATCAATGTGATGGCGATGGATTCAGTGCCGCGTATTTCTCGCGCTCAGTCTCTAGATGCCTTGAGCTCAATGGCTAACATTGCGGGTTATCGCGCGGTTGTTGAAGCAGCTCATGAATTTGGACGTTTCTTTACCGGTCAAATTACCGCAGCAGGTAAAGTGCCACCGGCGAAAGTCTTAGTGGCGGGCGCTGGGGTTGCTGGTTTGGCTGCTATTGGTGCCGCAGGTAGCCTAGGTGCTATCGTTCGAGCTTTTGACGTTCGTCCTGAAGTTAAAGAACAAGTGCAATCAATGGGTGCTGAATTCTTAGAAGTTGATTTCCAAGAAGACACCAGCGCTGGTGATGGCTATGCAAAAGAAATGTCAGATGAATTTAACAAGAAAGCTGAGGAGCTTTATGCTGCTCAAGCAAAAGACGTTGATATCATCATTACGACAGCTCTGATCCCAGGTCGTCCAGCTCCTAAGCTTATCACTAAAGAAATGGTTGATAGCATGAAAGCGGGCAGTGTGATCGTTGACCTTGCCGCGGCTAATGGTGGTAACTGTGCTTACACTGAAGCGGATAAAGTGATTACTACGCCAAATGGTGTCACCGTGATTGGCTATACGGATATGGTTGGCCGTCTACCGACTCAGTCTTCTCAGCTATACGGTACGAACCTTGTTAACCTTTTAAAACTGTTATGCAAAGAAAAAGATGGCAACATCAATATCGATTTTGAAGATGTTGTGCTGCGTGGTGTGACCGTGGTTAAAGAAGGTGAAATCACTTGGCCTGCGCCACCGATTAAAGTTTCTGCACAACCGCAAGCTTCGCCAAAAGTACAACCTAAAGCCGAACCTAAAGTTGAAGAGCCTGCCTCGCCAACGAAAAAAGTAATTGGCATGGTAGTCGCGGCAGGTGCATTTGCTTGGGTAGCGAGTGTGGCTCCAGCTGCATTCTTATCTCACTTTACGGTATTTGTACTAGCATGTGTTGTTGGTTATTACGTGGTTTGGAATGTCTCACATTCTCTTCATACACCACTGATGTCAGTAACTAATGCCATTTCGGGGATTATTGTGGTCGGGGCATTGCTCCAAATTGGACAAGGTAATGGTGTCGTGTCATTCCTGTCTTTCATCGCTGTATTAATTGCAAGCATTAACATTTTTGGTGGCTTTACTGTGACCAAACGTATGCTTGAAATGTTCCGTAAGAAATAGGAGTAACACATGTCTGCAGGATTAGTACAAGCGGCATACATTGTTGCTGCTGTTCTTTTTATCATGAGCCTTGCCGGTCTATCGAAGCAAGATTCAGCTCGTGCGGGTAACTATTATGGTATCGCTGGTATGGCGATCGCTTTGATCGCAACGATCTTTGGCCCTGAAACCGGTGGCCTTGTGTGGATCATTTTAGCGATGGCGATTGGTGGGGCGATTGGTATTTTCTACGCTAAGAAAGTAGAAATGACGGAAATGCCTGAATTAGTGGCTATTTTACATAGCTTTGTGGGTATGGCCGCCGTGTTAGTTGGTTATAACAGCTACTTGGATATGGGGTCATTTACTCTAAACCATGCTGAGCACGTTATTCATCTTGTTGAAGTTTTCCTTGGGATCTTCATCGGTGCCGTTACCTTCAGTGGTTCCATTGTAGCATTCTGTAAGTTGCGCGGTTTAGTGTCTTCATCAGCGATGAATATTCCACACAAACATAAGTGGAACTTATTGGCGATCGTTGCTTCTGTTTTGTTGATGATTTATTTCGTTAACAATGACGGCAGCATGTTAGCCTTGATTGTGATGACGGCGATTGCCTTAGTATTCGGTTACCACTTAGTGTCTTCTATCGGTGGTGCGGATATGCCAGTGGTGGTTTCTATGCTGAACTCTTACTCTGGTTGGGCGGCAGCGGCGGCTGGTTTCATGCTGGCAAACGATCTGCTTATCGTCACGGGTGCTCTAGTCGGTTCTTCTGGTGCGATTCTGTCTTACATCATGTGTAAAGCAATGAACCGTTCTTTTATCAGCGTAATTGCTGGTGGTTTCGGCGCTGCGCCAACATCAACATCAAGTGATGAAGAGCAAGGCGAACACCGTGAAACTACGGCAGAAGACGTTGCTGAAATGCTGAAAGATTCTAAGAAAGTGATCATTACTCCAGGATACGGCATGGCGGTTGCTCAAGCTCAATATCCTGTGTATGAAATCACTGAAAAGTTACGTGCTCAAGGTGTTGAAGTCCGTTTTGGTATTCACCCAGTTGCGGGTCGTCTGCCTGGCCACATGAACGTATTGTTAGCAGAAGCAAAAGTACCTTATGACATCGTATTAGAAATGGATGAAATCAATGATGACTTCTCTGAAACTGATACAGTATTAGTCATTGGTGCTAATGACACCGTTAACCCAGCGGCGCAAGAAGATCCAAACAGTCCAATTGCGGGTATGCCTGTGTTGGAAGTATGGAATGCTAAGAATGTGATTGTCTTTAAACGTTCAATGAATACCGGTTATGCCGGTGTGCAAAACCCATTGTTCTTTAAAGAAAATACGCAAATGCTATTTGGTGATGCGAAAGCCAGTGTTGATGCGATTGCAAAAGCACTGTAATTAATTCAATCATCAAATCAATAAAAACCAGTTGCTGAGAAGTAACTGGTTTTTTTCTGTTAGTATAAAAAAGCTTGAAATATCAGCGAGGTCAATGTTAATTAAAAAATAATTAACAGTTTGATTACTTAATCGATGATAATGACCGAAAAATGACATGGGAAGTGGCTTGTCATTATATTAACTGTAGTATGATATGCGGCAATCATGATGAATACTAAGGTAGTTAACCTTTGAAATCGAGTAGATTTTTAATTTTATTAACGTGCTTTATAGGTAAGGTAGCGGTGGCTGCAACCTTGCCCGAGCGTATTAATGAGTTTAAAAATCTCTTTGATGATTCTAAAGCTGTAGGTATTTATGACTTGCGAGTGATACAAACGGATTTTCCAACCAGTTTGTTGTCTCCAGATTCATTACTTCCGCAAACAAGCAAATATCCACTTCAGGATATGCAACGTTTATACACATTAGCCACCACGTGTAAAGGAAAGTACCCGTTAAGTCCTACCGTCACAGAGCCATTAGTTTTTTCACGAGCGATATGTAATAAAACTTATTTGCCAATCAAGTGGTTTGTTCGTTCAGGGTTAATTCACCCTGGCGGTGGCACTTATGCGGCGAGGTATGCAGAAATTCATCCTGAGCGTTATAAGCAATTATTGCCTTATATGCATATTCAAGAAAGACCGCTTGCCGATCAAAATGTATTACTCGGACATCTACAAAGAATGCCTTATGATGCTATTTCAGCATTGATTTCAGGCTCAGAGACGATTGTCACGGATAATGAATTTTGGTTGCGTAAAGGGTTTTTATATTATGTGTTTGATAAAGATACGTTTGATGACTTACTCAATAAAGTTGAGTTAATCGCCACTTCTAGTACTGCGACTCAGCATTGTTATGTCAAAAGTGGCAACGTGTGTTGGGATGTAAAAAGTAATTCAGATGCTTTGTTTTACAGCATATTAGTGCTTGGCATTGCCAATATTATCTTAATTTGTGGTTGGGGTTATTCGCGTTGGGTGAATAAGCGAAAAGAGTTACGCAGTCGTATGCTGGTGTTACAAATACTTACCCATGAATTAAGGACACCGATCGCGAGTTTGTCATTGACGGTAGAAGGATTTCGCAGAGAATTCGAACATTTGCCAGATACGGTTTATGATGAGTTTCGGCGTTTATGTGAAGACACTCGACGTTTGAGGCAACTTGCCGAAGCCAGTAAAGACTACTTGCAATCAGATACTAAAATACTGGCAACAGAATGGATCCCCTCTGTCGAAGAGTGGTTAGAATATCGCTATACCCAAGAAGAATTTAATATCGATATTGAACTTAATGAAGACCTAGCGGTAAAAGTAAATATTTATTGGCTTGGGACCTGTGTCGATAACTTGGTCAGGAATGCCTGTAAATATGGCATTGCGCCAGTCAAATTAAAAGCTACAACGTATTCAAATAAGTTGGTTCTTGAAATCATAGACCAAGGTCAACTGACTAAAAAGGATTGGGCTAAATTACGCAAACCATTCGTAAGCAAAAGCGGCCTCGGACTTGGCTTAACCATTGTTGAATCTATGGTTGCACGAATGGGAGGTACCATGAACTTAAGTGGCCCACCAACAACATTTAAATTGGAGATTCCCTGTGAAACAGACATTGCTACTCGTTGAAGATGATCGCAACCTTGCTGATGGCTTATTAGTCAGCTTAGAGCAAGCAGGTTATGAGTGTTTGCATGTTGAGCGTGCCGCGGATGTTGCCGCCGAATGGGGTAAAGCTGATCTGGTTATTTTAGATCGCCAACTACCAGACGGTGACTCTGTGACTTTCTTAAATGAATGGAAGAATATTAAATCTGTGCCTGTGATTTTGCTGACGGCATTAGTCTCAGTAAAAGATAAAGTGTCAGGTTTAGATGCAGGTGCAAATGATTATTTAACCAAACCTTTCGCAGAAGCCGAACTGTTTGCTCGTATTCGTGCGCAACTACGTTCTCCTGATACGGAAGAAAATGAGAATTTAATTACCATTGGTGACATTGTTATTGATAAAACTACTCGTGAAGTTAAACACGGTGAAGATATGGTCGTAATGACAAGGACAGAGTTTGATTTATTGGTATTTTTAGCCAGTAATCTAGGCCGTGTATTCACGCGTGATGAATTATTAGATCATGTTTGGGGCTACAATCATTTTCCGACTACACGAACGGTAGATACGCACATTCTACAATTAAGACAAAAAATTCCGACAATTAAAATAGAAACACTTCGTGGTGTCGGCTATAAAATGAAAGCCTAGTTTAGTGTAGGACGACTGGTTTGAAGTTTAATTTTCTTTTTGTTACCGCGTCACTATTAGCTGCCCAAACGTGGGCGGCCAATACTAACTGGTTCTATGAACAAACAGCATTAAGCAATGCACATAAATTTTTGCTCGAAGGTGAGTTAAACCAAAGCTTTGACTCAATGGTTCAAGTTTGG
This Vibrio aphrogenes DNA region includes the following protein-coding sequences:
- the vxrA gene encoding sensor histidine kinase VxrA gives rise to the protein MKSSRFLILLTCFIGKVAVAATLPERINEFKNLFDDSKAVGIYDLRVIQTDFPTSLLSPDSLLPQTSKYPLQDMQRLYTLATTCKGKYPLSPTVTEPLVFSRAICNKTYLPIKWFVRSGLIHPGGGTYAARYAEIHPERYKQLLPYMHIQERPLADQNVLLGHLQRMPYDAISALISGSETIVTDNEFWLRKGFLYYVFDKDTFDDLLNKVELIATSSTATQHCYVKSGNVCWDVKSNSDALFYSILVLGIANIILICGWGYSRWVNKRKELRSRMLVLQILTHELRTPIASLSLTVEGFRREFEHLPDTVYDEFRRLCEDTRRLRQLAEASKDYLQSDTKILATEWIPSVEEWLEYRYTQEEFNIDIELNEDLAVKVNIYWLGTCVDNLVRNACKYGIAPVKLKATTYSNKLVLEIIDQGQLTKKDWAKLRKPFVSKSGLGLGLTIVESMVARMGGTMNLSGPPTTFKLEIPCETDIATR
- the pntB gene encoding Re/Si-specific NAD(P)(+) transhydrogenase subunit beta yields the protein MSAGLVQAAYIVAAVLFIMSLAGLSKQDSARAGNYYGIAGMAIALIATIFGPETGGLVWIILAMAIGGAIGIFYAKKVEMTEMPELVAILHSFVGMAAVLVGYNSYLDMGSFTLNHAEHVIHLVEVFLGIFIGAVTFSGSIVAFCKLRGLVSSSAMNIPHKHKWNLLAIVASVLLMIYFVNNDGSMLALIVMTAIALVFGYHLVSSIGGADMPVVVSMLNSYSGWAAAAAGFMLANDLLIVTGALVGSSGAILSYIMCKAMNRSFISVIAGGFGAAPTSTSSDEEQGEHRETTAEDVAEMLKDSKKVIITPGYGMAVAQAQYPVYEITEKLRAQGVEVRFGIHPVAGRLPGHMNVLLAEAKVPYDIVLEMDEINDDFSETDTVLVIGANDTVNPAAQEDPNSPIAGMPVLEVWNAKNVIVFKRSMNTGYAGVQNPLFFKENTQMLFGDAKASVDAIAKAL
- a CDS encoding HlyU family transcriptional regulator; protein product: MGFLSKLFGFGGSKPTAKQEIEPIEYNGFLIYPDPIAEGGQYRIAGKITKEVDGELQEHRFIRSDVLSSKADACELMVKKSQMFIDQSSGKIF
- the pntA gene encoding Re/Si-specific NAD(P)(+) transhydrogenase subunit alpha, with protein sequence MQIGVPKEILAGETRVAATPKTVEQLLKLGFTVAVESGAGALASFDDAAFEAAGASVVNTEEVWKSELILKVNAPRVNDDTGVDEFDLIQEGASLVSFIWPAQNEDLLNKLATKNINVMAMDSVPRISRAQSLDALSSMANIAGYRAVVEAAHEFGRFFTGQITAAGKVPPAKVLVAGAGVAGLAAIGAAGSLGAIVRAFDVRPEVKEQVQSMGAEFLEVDFQEDTSAGDGYAKEMSDEFNKKAEELYAAQAKDVDIIITTALIPGRPAPKLITKEMVDSMKAGSVIVDLAAANGGNCAYTEADKVITTPNGVTVIGYTDMVGRLPTQSSQLYGTNLVNLLKLLCKEKDGNINIDFEDVVLRGVTVVKEGEITWPAPPIKVSAQPQASPKVQPKAEPKVEEPASPTKKVIGMVVAAGAFAWVASVAPAAFLSHFTVFVLACVVGYYVVWNVSHSLHTPLMSVTNAISGIIVVGALLQIGQGNGVVSFLSFIAVLIASINIFGGFTVTKRMLEMFRKK
- a CDS encoding response regulator transcription factor, which translates into the protein MKQTLLLVEDDRNLADGLLVSLEQAGYECLHVERAADVAAEWGKADLVILDRQLPDGDSVTFLNEWKNIKSVPVILLTALVSVKDKVSGLDAGANDYLTKPFAEAELFARIRAQLRSPDTEENENLITIGDIVIDKTTREVKHGEDMVVMTRTEFDLLVFLASNLGRVFTRDELLDHVWGYNHFPTTRTVDTHILQLRQKIPTIKIETLRGVGYKMKA